Within the Maniola hyperantus chromosome 7, iAphHyp1.2, whole genome shotgun sequence genome, the region tagagtatagtaatTGGGGCAGAGTTAGCCATAGTTCCATAATGGCACTTACCGTCACTGCTGTTGTTGCTGGGTACATGAGCGTCGCGTAGTCGAGGTCGTCTCCTCCAGTAGCGGAACTCGCGGGGCAGGGTGTACGAACGCGGTAGAGATATCTGTAAAATAGCCCACTATATTTTGGCATTTTCTTCAAATTAAATAACCTTTGACGATTTCcttggtgcagtggtgagcgctgtggtcttattcctccttaaataaaaacaaattacaaagcgaatttgcttataaattgcttattaggcaaagtatcattgaatggcaaagttggctagtttgacggtaactataccatttaagTCGTAGGATTTAGGAAGATGGAATTAGCCCTTaatactgccataccccttccaggttagtccgcttctaTCTAAGACTGTATCATCATTTAAATCTTAAAGTGACGGTGAGGGGCTTAAAACAAAGGTTCCTTGAATATTTTGAACACATTGCAAAAATCTATCACTGGAAATAGAACTCGAGCAGTAACCCAGCGCGTTGACCTCGGAGTTCGGACTGACTCTTGAGCAGCGACGAAGGCTCTACTCTACATGACCCAAAAAGTCCGAAATAAGGGGACGCAAGATCATGTTTCTTGACTCGTTTCTTACCCTTTTTTGTCAGACTAGCTTATTTatatgctcgagacttcgtccgcgtggactacacaaatttcaaacccctatttaaccccttaggggttcaattttcgaaaatcctatcttagcggatacctacgtcatagctatctgcatgccaaatttcagcccgatccgtccagtaatttgagctgtgcgttgatagatcagtcagtcagttagccagtcaccttttccttttatatatttagacgatTACGAGTACGTTGAATAGATACAATAacaaataagttaaaaaaaatatgagtgTCGATGACGAAAGAAATTATTACCTGACTGTCGATGTCGCTGGGAGGGCGCGGCGTGTCCCGAGCGGGCACCTCCCCGGACTCGGAGCCGCTGCTGGGCGCCGCCCCCACCGCCCCACTCGGGCTGCCCACCCCTCCCGATACGCCGGAATTTTCCTCTTTTTTCCTATTCCTGCAAAAAAGTTATCTATCACCGATAACTCCTAAAAATTATTCTTAGCACTAACCGTTTGGATGCTACCAAATTAACCAGAGTTCTTGAACTCTGGCtctctttaaattaaatatttttgaattttattttattttattcagaaaataCAAGTTAggtcttgactgcaatctcacctggtggtaagtgatgacgcagtctaagatgaaagctggctaacctggaaggcgtatggcagtttttattaaacccacaacCTTTATTGttgtctacacggcatcgtaccaggaCGCTAAAacacttggcagcacggctttaccggtagggtggctatagccacggccgaagcctcccaccagaccagaccagagaaattataaaattccaaacccctgccgggaatcgaacccgggacctcccactaataagacactgcgccagggaggtctttTTAAGGGTGGCGTCATGCATTTTGCAAAAATATGATACCTTCAACCGTTTCCAACTTAAAAACCATAAACGGCATTTTGCGAATACACCTAAAACTAAGTGTACTAGTCATGTTCAAACAGCTGAGATATTCTTCAGCAGGTTAACTACGTTATCAGTGCTTGAATCCAACCTAACTTTGTTTAggtttttttagtttgttttttgCCAAGAGCCCCATTTAAAAAGAAACTTACGCATAAGGCGCACCCCAGTTACAGCAAACTTGTCTATTACATCCCTCCAAATAATGAGGCGCAAGCAATATCTCCGGGGTTCGACACCTCTGCATCTTCCTCATTTGCTCCATTTTCTTCCCACCCAACTGGTACGGGAACACCCTATCACAATTCTGGCCATACTGACTACACCCCGCGTCGTTATAAATCCCCCTCATATTGTCTATATTTTGGACGTTCGCTAGAGCGTTGTGTAAAGCGGATACATACTCCTCTTTGGCGTCCCCGTACTTCCCGTACACATTCTGGCTATTATCCTCACAGTATCCAGAAAATTCCCCAATACTCTGTCTGTGGTCCTCAGAATAGATACTAGAGTTATTTTGAACAGATCTTGCGTTGTTTTGCGTTGCTTCATAATTGTTAGTGCTAACATCTGGTAGATAATTTCTCGGACTGCTGTTGATCACATTTCTCGGACTCCGACATTGGACATTAGATTCGTATTTCCTATTTTCGGGGACTAGATAATTTGGGGATCTTAACGGAGTCCTGGGGACTTCATTCCGAAGATTGGAGGGATTCTCGTAGAAAGTTCTAGAGTCTTGGTTGTATATATTCTGGACGCGCAACTTCATGTCATTGCTAGTCTCAGTGTTTTGGAAGTTTGGGACGTTGTACTCTGGTTTTATTTCAGTGTAAGTCGGGTACAGATTGCACGTGTGTGGTAGTACGGGGTAGTTTTGGTAGGAATGTGTCACTTCTATACTAGGCCACGCGGGTGGTTCTGCGTGCGTTTTCGCCCGCGGGATGGGTTGTCTTTGTAGACTACTGTATATTTCTTCGGCCGCGACTGGCGTGGTTTTGGCTAACTTCCCCTGTTTGATTTCTTCCTCTATTACTCTAAGTTCTGCGAGTTGTTTTTGTTTCTTCTCTTGTAATTTCTGCTGGATGTTCACTCGGGAGCCGACGCTTGATCCTTCATTTTCTGATGAGCCACCCTAAAATATTAGAAAGTATTAAAatgaaaacttaaattattgaAATTATATTGCTATCGATTTGGTTAATTTTTTGATAAGTACGCCAATGAAGCGTATAGTGGGGCAATGTTACGTAAAACTTTTCGACACGCAAAGCTCAAACATACAAAGTGTATACTGCGAACATTGTGAAAAAGATGGCACTGGAGAGTCACTATGTCAATTTAAGGATAGTTAAGTTTTTATCGGAAATATATCTAAAATTTTCTATTGCCATATTTCTATGCGATTTCTCAGACGCAGTTTTGAACTTCCTGCTAACTCCATTAACTATTTCGTTACGTTACGGACATTCGTAAGTGTAATAATATGAGGGAGCAAATATTGGATGTTAGTTAGTCCTAGAAGGGCTAATAGGAGTTAGGTTAGATCCTCTGTGAAACAGTGATGTTCAAGAAGGAGGCCGCCGAGCGGGTTCGCGAGCGAGCTGATCCTGCTCGAAGGCGGAGACATCAGGGCGGCGTCGATCAACGTCCTTATCCATCTAACCAATAGTCCCTGGCGCTAGGACTTCGAGGTCGCGAGTGGCTGCACTTGCTCCAGGATGTGTCCAACGGGCatcgcgcgagagaggcaccggcgtacgttctttagagttcccggagctctctcaataacgcgctgaggagggccaccgagggggttttagtgggtagaaatcccacataacccgattgggtatcttcagaagatttccccctcgaaaaaaaaaggtTAGATCCTAGTCTCACATGATGGTTGTGCGCGGCGGGCAGCGGTCGCCTCCAGaaggcggcgggcggcgcggccggCGGCGGCACGAACGAAGTCGGCTTTTTCTTCTTACGACCATTTGCTGCGCTAAATATACAGAATCTTGAGTTGCCAGTGAGGAGAATTTTAGAGAGGAACTTGGTAACGTAACCATTGTGTacgattaaaaaaattgtatttaaagattttgaaaaatctcatacgcaggccaggaatcgaacccgcactgtttctcaaaaaagtgacattgaGGTAATCGAGATAATAATtgtaagaaataaatattttaaagaataaagaattaagcttttataaacgtcgtgtcccaaaagctgatccacgcgtctggtgacccaagagctggtgcttatttcgctcaacggttgagccttgccgttcagcgaggtaatagcgccagtgttttgggcacaatgcccataaatgaccatttggacggcgtatattttttgtaaatataaatattttttttagtgatgaatttttctgtatgttttatagactagagatagattttatttttaattaaaattaattattaaattttaaagaaacaatCTCTAAAATAAACTGGAAGATTTACGATTTTCTATCGTAATTCGTCTCCTAACCGTAAAATCGGCTGTAACTTTTTTTCAGCTGTTAAAAAATCGGTTTTGGAATtgtaagaaataaatattttaaagaaacagtctagcagacatacatacacactttggcatttataatattaagtatgaaatcactcacaatagtttaaacgGTAAAAACTTACTGACCTATTGTTGACTGGGTTGGAAAATCTACAGTTGAACACACCCGGTATGACCGCGCTGTCAGTTTGACTGGGTTTACCTACAACAATGACgccaatgaggaagtttccagcCAACGTTCGATAacattttcatagatggcgctaaatactacccccactaaaaactaaaaataatacctacctatatctatatgatctatgctttaatgtttaagCTGTGTCGATTACATACACctctacctatttgtaaatttggctgaataaaaggtttttattattattattatatatcatttgctctcacgcccgtgtacaaaatagatacatataaaagccaaaaaagtttataatatacttacatacataaaaataaataaacctacataaacattacatacatacatatttgtaccgggcggagggttacaccccggcaggggagaccaaacggccgggggtcagggcgacaggtgaagaaatcggcggactatcctagccgagtccagcaagaccgctttttgcatcctggctgcgagcgaactgccacggaaccccagtcgcctcagatgttgagcgaggctgactgggatcaacccattcgcagatatgacgattgggatgatttcagtggactccacatgccacatgtcggaaacctcgtgagccagatcgagatacttgcgctttttctccgtctcagctctcacgaggttctcgtcatacggaatggtgatgtccaccaaaaacaccctcgactgtgcccggtcc harbors:
- the LOC117983465 gene encoding uncharacterized protein; the protein is MAEFLPLCDVLFNVISLAGYFCDVVFDLVMGYALLERGYKCTFAATISIVITSLLISQVLSLRWYLHMWWASEGRKDRPPWLPILLHCLQMGVLWRYARLLVPVELRRVKHQVRDLCMLRLVHAFCEAAPMLLLQLHILLKDANLDPASELAITPDPTVYEPSANKAFAELNVISASLSLFSVCWALASFSKNVRLQNVHRLVLTWLGVIFQFLWRLGTVSARICALSVYALVYEYWVFLVIGLHWVSMFLWLISPKSVFHGERISRPRKAYLSALIAFVYVFAYINLQEHNHRQKMVVFYCVMCVENCVLVTAWWWSWRGAMRPVTLAASAASATLAGLAFMLLYYRYFHVRRLGYMLGEHQQGTNSTNASSQNKNGKPSQTDSAVIPGVFNCRFSNPVNNSAANGRKKKKPTSFVPPPAAPPAAFWRRPLPAAHNHHGGSSENEGSSVGSRVNIQQKLQEKKQKQLAELRVIEEEIKQGKLAKTTPVAAEEIYSSLQRQPIPRAKTHAEPPAWPSIEVTHSYQNYPVLPHTCNLYPTYTEIKPEYNVPNFQNTETSNDMKLRVQNIYNQDSRTFYENPSNLRNEVPRTPLRSPNYLVPENRKYESNVQCRSPRNVINSSPRNYLPDVSTNNYEATQNNARSVQNNSSIYSEDHRQSIGEFSGYCEDNSQNVYGKYGDAKEEYVSALHNALANVQNIDNMRGIYNDAGCSQYGQNCDRVFPYQLGGKKMEQMRKMQRCRTPEILLAPHYLEGCNRQVCCNWGAPYANRKKEENSGVSGGVGSPSGAVGAAPSSGSESGEVPARDTPRPPSDIDSQISLPRSYTLPREFRYWRRRPRLRDAHVPSNNSSDGDVDSGDNDSDRRSNCSASQIQPPTYGETFQYNRPDMVPRQDDRYNENAYAACPDRRRRGFRKQGPKPETKL